From Vicugna pacos chromosome 6, VicPac4, whole genome shotgun sequence, a single genomic window includes:
- the EGLN3 gene encoding prolyl hydroxylase EGLN3: MPLGHIMRLDLEKIALEYIVPCLHEVGFCYLDNFLGEVVGDCVLERVKQLHCNGALRDGQLAGPRAGVSKRHLRGDQITWIGGNEEGCEAISFLLSLIDRLVLYCGSRLGKYYVKERSKAMVACYPGNGTGYVRHVDNPNGDGRCITCIYYLNKNWDAKLHGGVLRIFPEGKSFIADVEPIFDRLLFFWSDRRNPHEVQPSYATRYAMTVWYFDAEERAEAKKKFRNLTRKTEPALTED; encoded by the exons ATGCCCCTGGGACACATCATGAGGCTGGATCTGGAGAAAATCGCCCTGGAGTACATCGTGCCCTGTCTGCACGAGGTCGGCTTCTGCTACCTGGACAACTTCCTGGGCGAGGTGGTGGGCGACTGCGTCCTGGAGCGCGTCAAGCAGCTGCACTGCAATGGAGCCTTGCGGGACGGCCAGCTGGCGGGGCCCCGCGCCGGCGTCTCCAAGCGGCACCTGCGGGGCGACCAGATCACGTGGATCGGGGGCAACGAGGAAGGCTGCGAGGCCATCAGCTTTCTCCTGTCCCTCATCGACCGACTGGTCCTGTACTGCGGGAGCCGGCTGGGCAAATACTACGTCAAAGAAAGGTCCAAG GCGATGGTGGCTTGCTACCCAGGAAATGGAACAGGTTACGTTCGACACGTAGACAACCCCAACGGCGACGGCCGCTGCATCACCTGCATCTACTACCTGAACAAGAATTGGGATGCCAAG CTACATGGCGGGGTCCTGCGGATATTTCCAGAAGGGAAGTCGTTCATAGCGGATGTGGAGCCCATTTTTGACAGACTCTTGTTCTTCTGGTCAGACCGCAGGAACCCCCATGAAGTCCAGCCTTCCTATGCGACCAG ATACGCCATGACTGTTTGGTACTTTGATGCTGAAGAAAGGGCAGAAGCCAAAAAGAAATTCAGGAATTTAACTA GGAAAACTGAACCTGCCCTCACTGAGGACTGA